One stretch of Fibrobacter sp. UBA4297 DNA includes these proteins:
- a CDS encoding GGDEF domain-containing protein yields MVNSLYYVLAFTCALVLLIFMNQFRSALDKSEKTDKDFLFLSNWTILFCLQDGIWGVLGGGFFDSTTPFFVSSTIFHLAAAVSAYIWLSYILNFINIEREKAIPAKMLSIALVLFQFILLIVNIKSRFIFDIGADGAYIARSGRNLLYYCKYSTFFLIALFAAYKFIRARKISARRHFTASILFILAPILCGLLQKAYPLAPCDSIGYMLGCCTIYAFFISKITRNRDLSQRAVIIAGLSADYDLVMYVNTARNQIKYYQVSNRFAPLLAESRTATDPNSFDNLMKRIFVPNEFSDFIEKSTLEKCKEIIRTTPYYTLPFLAKIDDHIEHFRLKIATDKGNTQSFVVGIINVEIEHRLEETALKLRKDLQHTKLIANKDPLTGVGSIAAFKAKSDLIDAEIKAKDKLKFAILECDVNDLKVINDTFGHDMGDEYLKNCSKVFCDIFKHSPVYRIGGDEFVIILFGEQYEKRTELFEKLKSSVNRKPDVPKESISFAVGMAEFSPQVDECVKDVLKRADTFMYINKGKLKS; encoded by the coding sequence ATGGTTAATTCGCTATACTATGTACTAGCATTCACATGTGCGCTCGTTTTGCTGATTTTCATGAATCAGTTCAGGTCTGCCTTGGACAAAAGCGAAAAGACAGACAAGGACTTTCTATTCCTCTCCAACTGGACCATTCTTTTTTGCCTTCAGGACGGCATTTGGGGTGTCCTCGGCGGTGGATTTTTTGACAGCACTACGCCATTTTTCGTATCTTCGACGATTTTTCACCTGGCGGCGGCCGTTTCGGCGTATATATGGCTGAGCTATATTTTGAATTTTATCAATATTGAACGTGAAAAGGCGATTCCTGCCAAGATGCTCTCGATTGCACTTGTGCTTTTCCAGTTTATATTGCTCATCGTGAACATCAAGTCGCGATTTATTTTTGACATAGGCGCAGATGGGGCATACATCGCACGGTCTGGGCGCAACCTGCTTTACTACTGTAAATACTCCACATTTTTCCTCATCGCACTGTTTGCCGCATACAAATTTATAAGGGCCCGAAAAATCAGTGCACGCCGCCACTTCACCGCAAGCATCCTGTTCATCCTGGCGCCAATCCTCTGTGGCCTCCTCCAAAAGGCATATCCGCTCGCGCCCTGCGATTCCATCGGCTACATGCTCGGCTGCTGCACTATCTACGCATTTTTCATTTCGAAGATTACGCGAAACAGGGACCTGTCGCAAAGGGCGGTCATCATCGCCGGGCTTTCCGCGGACTACGACCTTGTTATGTACGTCAACACGGCCAGGAATCAGATAAAGTATTACCAGGTCAGCAATAGGTTTGCGCCGCTTTTGGCCGAGAGCCGTACTGCTACCGACCCAAACAGCTTCGACAACCTGATGAAGCGAATTTTTGTCCCGAACGAGTTCAGCGACTTCATCGAGAAATCGACTCTCGAGAAATGCAAGGAAATCATCCGTACAACGCCCTATTACACGCTCCCGTTCCTTGCAAAAATTGACGACCATATCGAACACTTCCGCCTGAAAATCGCTACAGACAAGGGCAACACGCAGTCTTTCGTCGTAGGCATCATCAATGTCGAAATTGAGCACCGCCTTGAGGAGACGGCGTTAAAGCTGAGAAAAGACCTCCAGCACACAAAGCTCATCGCGAACAAGGATCCGTTAACAGGCGTCGGGAGTATCGCAGCATTCAAGGCTAAAAGCGATCTCATCGATGCAGAAATCAAGGCTAAGGATAAACTAAAATTTGCAATCTTAGAATGCGATGTGAACGACCTGAAAGTCATCAATGACACGTTCGGGCACGACATGGGCGACGAATACCTCAAGAACTGCAGCAAGGTCTTCTGCGATATTTTCAAGCACAGTCCGGTCTACCGCATCGGTGGTGATGAATTCGTCATCATCCTGTTTGGCGAACAGTACGAAAAACGCACAGAACTTTTTGAAAAGCTGAAATCATCCGTAAACCGCAAGCCAGACGTCCCAAAGGAGAGCATTTCGTTTGCAGTCGGCATGGCGGAATTCAGCCCACAGGTCGATGAATGTGTAAAGGATGTGCTCAAGAGAGCCGACACGTTCATGTATATAAATAAAGGTAAATTGAAAAGTTAG
- a CDS encoding 2-oxoacid:acceptor oxidoreductase family protein has product MSVMNVKFAGLGGTGVIKASDVMAELVFEQGYDVKKAEVHGMSQRGGSIASDVRFAKDEEVQSPMIPCGEADYLVVFDETQVVVNEAYMKQGGVLLTPADIDVSKLENVKALNVAMLGKLSKHFDFTVDQWLVALNKLFAEKFHEGNKKAFMLGCEG; this is encoded by the coding sequence ATGAGCGTAATGAACGTTAAATTTGCAGGCCTCGGTGGCACAGGCGTTATCAAGGCTAGTGACGTGATGGCCGAACTTGTTTTCGAACAAGGTTACGACGTGAAGAAAGCCGAAGTCCATGGCATGAGCCAGCGCGGTGGTTCCATCGCTTCTGACGTGCGTTTTGCAAAAGATGAAGAAGTGCAGTCCCCGATGATCCCGTGCGGCGAAGCCGACTACCTCGTTGTCTTTGACGAAACTCAGGTTGTCGTGAACGAAGCCTACATGAAGCAGGGCGGCGTGCTCCTCACGCCGGCTGACATCGATGTTTCCAAGCTCGAAAACGTGAAGGCTTTGAACGTCGCCATGCTCGGCAAGCTCTCCAAGCACTTCGACTTCACCGTGGACCAATGGCTCGTCGCTTTGAACAAGCTCTTTGCCGAAAAGTTCCACGAAGGCAACAAGAAGGCCTTCATGCTCGGCTGCGAAGGCTAA
- a CDS encoding thiamine pyrophosphate-dependent enzyme translates to MPAFDPNAKKMLISGNEAISLSMRHCNVQLAAGYPGTPSTEILEDYSELGGYAQWAPNEKVAAEVALGAAFGHARSVVTMKMVGLNVASDVLYTATYTGVDGGMVWIVADDPGQGSSQNEQDTRNHAKASVCPMFEPSNSQEAYDFFRIAMQTSEKFKIPVILRMTTRVDHSKSIVVPKEELPAMVPNFERNIAQHVMVPGFSKPAGRRLRAKMDEMEAWNVAEGPNKVEMRSADFGIIVSGISYHHVREAAPEASILKLGMTYPLPMQLIKDFAKKFEGKRLMVIEENDPWLAENIKAAGIQCESKFDPIFRFGELDVNRVRRIIAGDKNPDPVPVKGKPPMLCPGCPHRSSFAVLKELDCIVSGDIGCYTLAALPPISAMDYMIDMGAAIGMGIGLRNVLPREQAKRVVSVIGDSTFVHSGITGLVEAGYNRPETGHVVIILDNSITAMTGQQEHPGTGRHLDHSPAYKIDYKEVAKVAGFDNVYEVNQVKEPEEFKRLVKESLEKDELTLIVAKSPCILALKSILAWDKANKEKAEKALAEAEAAAKKNNNF, encoded by the coding sequence ATGCCAGCTTTTGATCCAAATGCGAAAAAGATGCTGATTTCGGGCAACGAAGCCATTTCCCTTTCCATGCGCCATTGCAATGTGCAGCTTGCCGCAGGCTATCCGGGAACGCCTTCTACCGAAATCTTGGAAGATTACTCTGAACTGGGCGGCTATGCCCAGTGGGCTCCGAACGAAAAGGTCGCTGCCGAAGTCGCTCTCGGTGCCGCTTTTGGACATGCCCGCAGTGTGGTCACCATGAAGATGGTTGGCTTGAATGTGGCAAGTGATGTTCTCTATACCGCAACTTACACCGGTGTCGATGGCGGCATGGTTTGGATTGTTGCCGATGATCCGGGCCAGGGCAGTTCCCAGAACGAACAGGATACGCGTAACCACGCGAAGGCATCCGTTTGCCCGATGTTCGAACCGAGTAACTCCCAGGAAGCCTACGATTTCTTCCGCATCGCCATGCAGACGAGCGAAAAATTCAAGATTCCTGTCATCCTCCGCATGACCACCCGCGTGGACCATTCCAAGTCTATCGTCGTGCCGAAGGAAGAACTCCCGGCAATGGTGCCGAACTTCGAACGCAATATCGCCCAGCACGTGATGGTGCCGGGATTCTCGAAGCCGGCTGGCCGTCGCCTTCGCGCCAAGATGGACGAAATGGAAGCCTGGAACGTGGCCGAAGGCCCGAATAAGGTCGAAATGCGCAGCGCCGATTTCGGTATTATCGTGAGCGGCATCAGCTACCACCACGTCCGCGAAGCCGCCCCGGAAGCAAGCATCCTCAAGCTCGGTATGACTTATCCGCTTCCGATGCAGCTCATCAAGGATTTCGCTAAGAAGTTCGAAGGCAAGCGCCTCATGGTCATCGAAGAAAACGACCCGTGGCTTGCTGAAAACATCAAGGCCGCTGGCATCCAGTGCGAAAGCAAGTTTGACCCGATTTTCCGCTTTGGTGAACTCGACGTGAACCGCGTCCGCCGCATTATCGCTGGCGACAAGAACCCGGATCCGGTTCCGGTCAAGGGTAAGCCGCCTATGCTCTGCCCGGGCTGCCCGCACCGCAGCTCCTTTGCCGTGCTTAAGGAACTCGACTGCATCGTTTCCGGTGACATCGGCTGCTACACGCTGGCTGCTCTCCCGCCCATCAGCGCCATGGACTACATGATTGACATGGGTGCCGCCATCGGTATGGGTATCGGCCTCCGTAACGTGCTCCCGCGCGAACAGGCAAAGCGCGTCGTGTCCGTGATTGGTGACTCTACGTTTGTTCACAGTGGCATCACCGGCCTTGTGGAAGCAGGCTACAACCGCCCGGAAACTGGCCACGTTGTCATCATCCTCGACAACAGCATCACTGCTATGACCGGCCAGCAGGAACACCCGGGTACGGGCCGTCACCTCGACCACAGCCCGGCCTACAAGATTGACTATAAGGAAGTTGCAAAGGTCGCCGGTTTCGACAACGTTTACGAAGTCAACCAGGTCAAGGAACCGGAAGAATTCAAGCGCCTCGTGAAGGAATCCCTCGAAAAGGACGAACTCACGCTTATCGTTGCTAAGAGCCCCTGCATTCTCGCCCTCAAGAGCATCCTTGCCTGGGACAAGGCAAACAAGGAAAAGGCCGAAAAGGCTTTGGCCGAAGCAGAAGCCGCTGCCAAGAAGAACAATAACTTTTAA